The following proteins are co-located in the Microbulbifer sp. VAAF005 genome:
- a CDS encoding CusA/CzcA family heavy metal efflux RND transporter, with protein MVNSEPKGLIARIIGACAGRPGITLILVAIAALAGYRALTSVPLDAIPDLSDAQVIVMTDWPGRSPDLVEDQITYPLSTAMLGLPKVKYVRGQSFFGLSFVYAIFEDGTDIYWARSRVLEYLNQVADQLPEGVQPKLGPDATGVGWVFQYALVDRSGNNDLQELRALQDFKLRYWLTSVEGVAEVASIGGYEKEYQVQIDPHRLQMFKVPLGKVVEAIRRSNNDTGGRVLEIAGHEHMVRGRGYIRSVDDLEEVVIGVNAAKIPVTLDQVADITLGPAMQRGIAELDGEGQTVGGIVVMRYGENALKVIERVKERIEQVRAGLPEGVELVVTYDRSQLINSAIDNLKNTLIEEMLVVAAVIAIFLLHARSALVAVITLPIAVLLAFIPLSLQGLTANIMSLGGIAVAIGAMVDAAVVMVDNIHKKLAADGDKELSPGEKRTLIVRAMQEVGPSIFFSLIIITVSFLPVFALEATEGRLFKPLAYTKTYSMAFAALLAITLIPALAVLLMRGKIRNRENPISRVLVHTLQPVIHFCVRQRKVVATLAVLALVSVAYPISKLGGEFMPPLNEGSILYMPTALPGMSVTEAGKVLQQMDEELKAFPEVEHVFGKIGRSNSATDPAPLSMVETVITLKPKSEWRPGMTWDDLLAEMDEKLRYPGMPNIWWMPIQTRTEMLATGIRSQLGIKVFGDNLEEIEQTALAIEEALRSDQRTSEQTRSVFAERLTGGYFLDFDIDRARASRHGLNVQDIEDVIAAAAGGLAATQTIEGRERYDVLVRYARDYRDTPEQLEQILVPASDGSQVPLNQLADLDFRTGPPMIRNEDGQLVGLVFVDLKGDIGVADYVNRAKQVVADQVNLIPGQRIAWAGQYQYLERAKSRLQWLVPLTLLAVCFLLYLHRGRLSDTLFVLTAMPMALIGAFWLLYLLDYKLSVAVWVGMIAMAGLAAEMGLLMLHYLSAAGHNSERGNTATVAQAAAGRIRPMLMTSLTLLISLIPVMVSDGTGADVMKRIAAPMVGGTITTLLFVLLVMPGVFYQWKAREGKQS; from the coding sequence GTGGTAAATTCCGAACCCAAAGGGCTGATTGCCCGAATTATTGGGGCCTGTGCCGGTAGGCCGGGGATCACTTTGATTCTTGTCGCGATCGCGGCCCTGGCGGGATACCGGGCGCTAACCAGTGTCCCTCTGGATGCTATTCCGGACCTGTCCGACGCCCAGGTAATTGTGATGACAGACTGGCCGGGGCGAAGCCCGGACCTGGTCGAGGATCAAATCACCTACCCGCTTTCCACCGCAATGTTAGGGCTGCCCAAAGTCAAATATGTGCGGGGCCAAAGCTTTTTTGGTCTCAGCTTTGTCTACGCCATCTTTGAAGACGGCACCGATATTTACTGGGCCCGCTCACGGGTTCTGGAGTACCTCAACCAGGTAGCCGACCAGCTCCCGGAAGGTGTTCAGCCAAAGCTTGGCCCGGATGCTACCGGAGTGGGCTGGGTGTTCCAGTACGCGCTGGTTGATCGAAGCGGTAATAACGACCTGCAAGAACTGCGCGCGCTACAGGATTTCAAGTTGCGCTATTGGCTCACTTCTGTCGAGGGCGTGGCCGAAGTCGCCTCCATTGGCGGCTACGAAAAGGAGTACCAGGTCCAAATCGACCCCCATCGCTTGCAGATGTTTAAGGTTCCGCTCGGCAAAGTGGTCGAGGCCATTCGCCGCAGTAACAATGACACAGGAGGAAGGGTACTGGAGATCGCTGGGCACGAACATATGGTGCGTGGCCGTGGCTATATCCGCAGCGTTGACGATCTCGAAGAGGTGGTGATCGGGGTCAATGCGGCGAAGATTCCGGTGACTTTGGATCAGGTAGCGGATATTACCCTGGGGCCTGCGATGCAGCGCGGTATTGCGGAACTGGACGGCGAGGGCCAGACCGTAGGTGGCATCGTGGTGATGCGCTACGGTGAAAATGCCCTCAAGGTTATTGAGAGAGTTAAAGAGCGTATCGAGCAAGTCCGTGCGGGCTTACCGGAAGGCGTTGAGCTGGTAGTGACCTATGATCGCTCACAATTAATTAATAGTGCGATCGACAATCTCAAGAACACCTTGATTGAAGAGATGCTGGTGGTCGCCGCTGTGATCGCTATTTTCCTACTCCACGCCCGCTCCGCATTGGTAGCTGTAATCACTCTGCCGATTGCAGTTTTACTGGCCTTTATTCCACTGTCCCTACAAGGGCTTACCGCCAACATTATGTCACTGGGAGGTATTGCCGTAGCCATCGGTGCCATGGTGGATGCGGCAGTGGTAATGGTGGATAACATCCACAAAAAGCTGGCAGCCGATGGGGATAAGGAGTTGTCTCCGGGCGAAAAAAGAACGCTAATCGTTCGGGCAATGCAGGAAGTCGGACCGAGTATTTTCTTCTCCCTGATTATTATCACGGTTTCATTCCTGCCGGTATTCGCGCTCGAAGCTACCGAGGGCCGCCTATTCAAACCCCTCGCCTACACCAAAACCTACAGCATGGCTTTCGCCGCCCTATTGGCAATCACCTTGATTCCAGCGCTCGCTGTACTGCTAATGCGCGGCAAAATTCGCAACAGGGAAAACCCGATTTCCCGCGTTTTAGTCCATACACTACAGCCAGTGATTCACTTCTGCGTGCGGCAACGCAAAGTTGTGGCCACTCTCGCGGTATTAGCTCTGGTTTCTGTGGCCTACCCCATTAGCAAGCTAGGTGGTGAATTTATGCCGCCGCTCAATGAGGGCAGCATCCTGTATATGCCTACCGCCCTACCCGGCATGTCGGTGACCGAAGCGGGCAAGGTGCTGCAACAAATGGACGAGGAACTGAAAGCTTTCCCAGAAGTAGAGCATGTCTTTGGCAAGATCGGCCGCTCCAACAGCGCCACCGATCCTGCACCGCTCTCAATGGTAGAAACCGTTATCACCCTGAAACCCAAAAGTGAGTGGCGTCCTGGCATGACTTGGGACGACCTGCTGGCGGAAATGGATGAAAAGCTGCGCTATCCGGGCATGCCCAATATCTGGTGGATGCCCATCCAAACCCGCACTGAGATGCTCGCCACCGGTATTCGCAGCCAGCTCGGCATCAAAGTGTTTGGAGATAACCTGGAGGAAATCGAACAGACCGCTTTAGCCATCGAAGAAGCACTGCGCAGTGACCAACGCACTTCGGAACAAACCCGAAGCGTCTTCGCCGAGCGTCTAACCGGCGGTTACTTCCTGGACTTTGATATCGATCGCGCACGGGCTTCCCGCCACGGCTTGAATGTACAGGATATCGAAGATGTGATCGCCGCAGCGGCTGGTGGCCTGGCCGCAACCCAGACCATCGAAGGCCGCGAACGTTACGATGTGTTAGTGCGCTATGCCCGCGACTACCGGGATACTCCTGAACAGCTGGAACAAATCCTGGTCCCCGCCTCTGATGGTTCCCAAGTGCCCCTGAACCAGCTGGCTGATCTGGACTTCCGCACTGGCCCGCCCATGATCCGCAATGAGGATGGGCAGTTGGTGGGCTTGGTATTTGTCGACTTGAAGGGCGATATCGGCGTTGCTGATTATGTTAATCGCGCAAAGCAGGTTGTTGCCGATCAGGTTAATCTGATTCCCGGGCAACGTATCGCCTGGGCCGGCCAATACCAATACCTGGAGCGCGCCAAGTCCCGCCTGCAATGGTTAGTGCCCCTGACCTTGTTGGCTGTGTGCTTCCTCCTGTATCTGCATCGAGGCAGGCTATCCGACACCCTGTTTGTACTCACCGCCATGCCAATGGCACTGATCGGCGCCTTCTGGCTGTTATACCTGCTCGACTACAAACTGAGCGTTGCTGTATGGGTCGGCATGATTGCCATGGCTGGTCTCGCCGCTGAGATGGGGTTATTAATGCTGCACTACTTATCTGCCGCCGGACATAACTCAGAGCGCGGTAATACAGCGACTGTTGCCCAAGCGGCAGCTGGCCGTATTCGCCCGATGCTAATGACCAGCCTGACACTGTTAATTTCATTGATACCAGTCATGGTTTCCGATGGCACCGGTGCAGATGTTATGAAACGGATCGCAGCACCAATGGTGGGCGGCACCATAACCACACTGCTATTTGTGTTATTAGTGATGCCCGGGGTTTTCTATCAATGGAAAGCTCGTGAAGGTAAGCAAAGCTGA
- the dbpA gene encoding ATP-dependent RNA helicase DbpA — translation MTAPFSDLPLNPALLKNLASLNYKSMTEVQAKTLPIILDGKDVIAQAKTGSGKTAAFGLGVLHRLNVSRFRIQSLILCPTRELADQVAQELRRLARAIHNIKILTLCGGMPFGPQIGSLAHGAHIIVGTPGRIEEHLRKGTLSLEHVDTLVFDEADRMLDMGFQDVIDTILAQVPTGRQSLLFSATYPDEIEKLSARVMQKPVMVKIDSAHSDEVIEQRFYRIESFEDRLEMTRRVLLNDKPVNTLVFCNTKRETDEVADDLKQAGFNVLALHGDMEQRQRNETLIRFANGSASILVATDVAARGLDIDKLDAVINFHIAKDPEVHTHRIGRTGRAGERGCAYSFFAEKEGHKLVRMDLTQDPLSDPDTPPPASILSEPPFQAPMATLQIDGGKKQKVRPGDILGALTGGDRPIDGKDVGKINVLDMTAYVAIKRNVASQALKKIENGKLKGRKFRVRRIRG, via the coding sequence TTGACTGCACCTTTTTCCGATCTCCCCCTAAACCCCGCCCTGCTGAAAAACCTGGCGTCACTCAACTATAAATCCATGACCGAGGTTCAGGCCAAAACGCTTCCGATCATTCTTGACGGCAAGGACGTTATCGCCCAGGCAAAAACCGGTTCCGGTAAAACTGCCGCTTTCGGTTTGGGGGTGCTGCATCGGCTCAATGTCAGCCGCTTTCGGATTCAATCGCTGATTCTGTGCCCAACACGGGAATTGGCAGACCAGGTTGCGCAGGAACTGCGCCGATTGGCACGGGCAATTCACAACATTAAGATTCTGACTCTCTGCGGCGGAATGCCTTTCGGCCCTCAAATCGGCTCCCTGGCCCATGGTGCCCATATCATCGTTGGTACTCCAGGACGTATCGAAGAACACCTGCGTAAAGGAACACTCTCCTTAGAGCATGTCGATACGCTGGTCTTTGACGAAGCCGACCGAATGCTCGATATGGGATTTCAGGACGTTATCGATACCATTCTGGCGCAGGTGCCAACTGGGCGGCAGTCGTTACTATTCAGCGCTACCTACCCCGATGAAATTGAAAAGCTCAGCGCCCGAGTGATGCAAAAACCGGTGATGGTTAAAATCGACTCTGCGCATAGCGACGAGGTGATCGAACAACGCTTTTACAGAATTGAGAGTTTCGAGGATCGCCTGGAGATGACTCGGCGTGTCCTGCTCAATGATAAACCAGTCAATACCCTGGTTTTCTGCAACACCAAACGCGAAACCGATGAAGTGGCCGATGATCTGAAACAGGCTGGCTTCAATGTCCTCGCCCTGCATGGTGATATGGAGCAGCGCCAGCGCAATGAAACCCTGATTCGATTTGCCAATGGCAGCGCTTCAATTCTGGTGGCCACTGATGTGGCTGCACGAGGTCTCGATATCGACAAGCTGGATGCGGTTATCAATTTTCATATCGCCAAAGACCCGGAAGTGCACACCCACCGCATCGGACGGACCGGCCGTGCCGGTGAGCGCGGTTGCGCTTACTCCTTTTTTGCCGAGAAGGAAGGCCACAAACTGGTTCGTATGGACCTAACCCAGGACCCACTATCCGATCCAGATACACCGCCACCCGCCAGCATATTAAGTGAACCCCCTTTCCAGGCACCGATGGCTACCCTGCAAATCGATGGCGGCAAGAAGCAAAAGGTCCGCCCCGGCGATATCCTGGGAGCCCTAACCGGAGGTGATCGCCCGATTGACGGTAAAGATGTTGGCAAGATCAACGTACTGGACATGACCGCCTATGTTGCGATTAAACGCAATGTGGCATCTCAAGCACTTAAGAAAATAGAAAACGGCAAGTTGAAAGGGCGCAAATTCCGGGTGCGGCGTATTCGAGGGTAA